A single Acidaminococcus sp. DNA region contains:
- a CDS encoding LacI family transcriptional regulator: MSTIKDVAKAAGVSPTTVSIILNGKSEDRKISKATYDNVMKAIQDLDYHPNLSARRLRFNDLKKPALAFFWPSDHRTPIMATFVNYIQQELTLHNYDCEFIIQTYKNDHLCEKAAAFAKNTYNAMIIGAASLKDVEFLESISSQTPIILINRNSERYSSVNVDDSAVGREAARLIYAKGCRRAALLASRMPYVATGIRTRAFLSSCQELGIEIADNAIIRCENTIAGGVEGAAAFCRLPDPPRVLFSESEQSAVGALYTFYKNNVHVPDDVELLSMSLMSPESTMYTIPPLSVIEIPQSEVSREIVNMLMKLLSGTIKGPLHKVLQPKVVLRESFTL, translated from the coding sequence ATGTCTACAATCAAAGATGTTGCGAAAGCTGCCGGAGTTTCTCCGACTACGGTATCCATCATCCTGAATGGTAAATCGGAAGATCGAAAGATTTCCAAAGCCACTTATGACAACGTGATGAAGGCCATTCAGGATCTCGATTATCATCCTAACCTTTCTGCACGTCGTCTCCGGTTCAACGATTTAAAAAAGCCAGCTCTTGCGTTTTTCTGGCCGAGCGATCACCGGACTCCGATTATGGCCACTTTTGTTAATTACATTCAGCAAGAACTCACGCTGCATAATTACGACTGTGAGTTTATTATTCAGACTTATAAAAACGACCATCTCTGTGAAAAAGCGGCTGCTTTTGCAAAAAACACTTACAATGCGATGATTATCGGTGCAGCTTCCTTAAAGGATGTAGAATTTCTTGAATCCATTTCCTCTCAAACACCAATCATTTTGATTAACCGTAATTCCGAACGTTATTCGAGTGTGAATGTCGACGATTCAGCAGTCGGCCGTGAGGCTGCCCGTCTTATCTACGCCAAGGGCTGCCGCCGGGCCGCACTCCTAGCATCCCGCATGCCATACGTGGCAACCGGCATCCGCACACGCGCCTTTCTAAGTTCCTGTCAGGAACTTGGTATCGAAATTGCTGACAATGCCATCATTCGCTGCGAAAATACGATTGCCGGAGGTGTCGAAGGCGCCGCAGCCTTCTGCCGTCTTCCCGATCCTCCCCGCGTGCTTTTCTCTGAATCGGAGCAAAGCGCGGTGGGTGCTTTGTATACCTTTTACAAAAACAACGTCCATGTTCCCGATGACGTGGAACTCCTCTCTATGTCACTCATGAGTCCCGAAAGCACGATGTATACGATTCCACCACTCAGCGTCATTGAAATTCCTCAGTCTGAAGTCAGCCGGGAAATCGTGAATATGCTCATGAAACTACTTTCAGGCACTATAAAAGGTCCGCTGCATAAAGTGCTGCAGCCTAAGGTTGTATTGAGAGAAAGCTTTACGCTATAA
- a CDS encoding pyruvate carboxylase subunit B, with translation MSFFTKTKPYFAENPHPLQFNSVEFRDGQQSLFATRMTTSEMLPLLEAMDNVGFASMEMWGGATFDVAIRFLGEDPWERLRLFKQHVKKTPLKMVLRAQNLVGYQAYPDDVVEDFVARAAENGIDIFLTFDALGDLRNCETAFKAIKKAGKTIEGSLQYNISPFNTIESYVKNAKEQVEMGASSIHVEDMAGLMTPQAAFELITALKKELTVPVHLHAHCVGGLADMAYWEAIQAGVDGLDVCVSSMAFSSAHPPLESYISALRGTPRDPKIDLGQFDAINKQFLEVRRRHADTATKLVGVDVGCLKHQVPGGMLSNLEGQLKAMNMSDRLPEVLKEVTQVRADMGYPPLATPSSQICGAQATVNVLTGKRYSMISKEMTDYCRGLYGMPPGKINPELSSKALKGKTSDFSRPGSRIAPGLEKARKEAGTLARCEEDVLTYALFPEVAKTFLANKYSR, from the coding sequence TTGTCTTTTTTTACTAAAACAAAGCCCTATTTTGCAGAAAATCCTCACCCTCTGCAGTTCAACAGTGTTGAATTCAGAGATGGACAGCAATCTCTTTTTGCCACCCGCATGACAACGTCCGAAATGCTGCCACTGTTGGAAGCTATGGATAACGTTGGTTTTGCCTCTATGGAAATGTGGGGCGGCGCAACATTTGATGTGGCAATCCGTTTTCTTGGTGAAGATCCGTGGGAACGCCTGCGCCTCTTCAAACAACACGTTAAAAAAACACCGCTTAAAATGGTTCTCCGTGCCCAGAACCTTGTAGGCTATCAAGCTTATCCGGATGATGTTGTGGAAGACTTTGTTGCCCGGGCTGCCGAAAACGGTATCGATATATTCCTGACCTTTGATGCTTTGGGAGATTTGCGCAACTGTGAAACTGCTTTTAAGGCTATCAAAAAGGCCGGTAAGACCATCGAAGGATCTCTGCAATACAATATCAGTCCTTTTAATACCATTGAATCCTATGTGAAAAACGCAAAGGAACAAGTAGAAATGGGAGCCTCTTCCATTCATGTGGAAGATATGGCAGGACTCATGACACCCCAAGCGGCATTTGAGCTTATTACTGCACTCAAAAAAGAGCTTACCGTGCCGGTACATCTGCACGCACATTGCGTCGGTGGGCTGGCAGACATGGCTTATTGGGAAGCAATCCAAGCAGGGGTAGACGGACTCGATGTCTGTGTATCTTCTATGGCATTCAGTTCCGCTCATCCTCCCCTTGAAAGCTATATCTCCGCACTGCGTGGTACGCCGCGGGATCCGAAAATTGACTTAGGACAATTTGATGCTATCAATAAACAGTTTCTGGAAGTACGTCGTCGTCATGCCGATACAGCAACAAAACTCGTCGGCGTAGATGTAGGATGCTTGAAACATCAGGTACCCGGCGGCATGCTTTCCAATCTAGAAGGGCAGCTCAAAGCTATGAACATGTCTGACCGGCTGCCGGAAGTTCTGAAGGAAGTGACCCAGGTACGCGCCGATATGGGGTACCCTCCCCTTGCTACTCCATCAAGCCAAATCTGCGGTGCTCAGGCAACTGTTAATGTGCTTACCGGGAAGCGCTATTCCATGATTTCCAAGGAAATGACCGATTACTGCCGCGGCCTTTACGGAATGCCTCCCGGAAAAATCAATCCGGAACTTTCTTCGAAAGCACTCAAAGGAAAAACATCTGACTTCAGTCGCCCAGGCAGCCGCATTGCACCGGGACTTGAAAAAGCCCGCAAAGAAGCGGGAACCCTCGCCCGCTGTGAGGAAGATGTGCTGACTTATGCGCTCTTTCCCGAAGTAGCAAAAACCTTTTTAGCCAATAAATACAGTCGTTGA
- a CDS encoding carboxymuconolactone decarboxylase family protein gives MKQTDEKKLIRSREILKELKEARGGSVMASHRKMGNDPNLVNMFLQQYVNCNKKDINIPRKYRELIVMAIGMASGTATTMKVHSKLALENGATLDEIFEVIRIIFFTCGVTKLLPILETLDIIEPIEED, from the coding sequence ATGAAGCAAACTGATGAAAAAAAATTAATTCGTTCTCGGGAGATTCTTAAAGAACTGAAGGAAGCACGCGGCGGTTCGGTAATGGCATCTCACCGCAAAATGGGAAACGATCCGAATCTTGTAAATATGTTTCTTCAGCAGTATGTAAACTGCAATAAAAAAGATATCAATATACCGCGTAAATATCGTGAACTGATTGTCATGGCCATCGGCATGGCCAGCGGCACGGCAACCACAATGAAAGTTCATTCCAAACTGGCCCTGGAAAACGGAGCGACACTTGATGAAATTTTTGAAGTCATCCGCATCATTTTCTTCACTTGCGGAGTAACCAAACTGCTCCCTATCCTGGAAACGCTCGATATAATTGAACCAATTGAAGAAGATTAA